The following are encoded together in the Salinibacterium sp. UTAS2018 genome:
- a CDS encoding CPBP family intramembrane glutamic endopeptidase gives MLDPAHPLMLALLWVVLLGVLATLAIRTFRRDQREYRRFKRFRTTKRRQLMLRRWLLISFSLFGGLALVTLLASGAFATPLLRQVQAWSWVSWLLNVFAAHPTVTAGVLIGLAIGFIAVTVLAIIAVRKEGEEVVAVGDVQAILPRNRQELVLGGLLSINAGVVEELLFRLALPALLFATTGNAVVAIIASLLLFGLMHSYQGLAGIIVTTVLGAIFMAIYVLTGSILVTIIAHALIDLRSLVLIPMAIGGVHRIDGRRNPLAFTPKPKPVSLETEAAAAAPETPAPEAPAPVSVEAAPAEPISEDSRPG, from the coding sequence ATGCTTGACCCCGCACACCCGCTCATGCTCGCCCTGCTCTGGGTCGTGCTCCTTGGAGTCCTTGCGACCCTTGCGATAAGAACGTTTCGCCGTGACCAACGCGAATATCGTCGTTTTAAGCGCTTTCGCACCACGAAGCGTCGCCAGCTCATGCTGCGCCGCTGGCTGCTGATCTCGTTCTCGCTGTTCGGTGGTCTCGCTCTGGTTACGTTACTGGCAAGTGGAGCATTCGCCACTCCCCTGCTGCGCCAGGTACAGGCTTGGTCATGGGTGTCCTGGCTACTCAACGTGTTTGCCGCCCACCCCACCGTGACCGCTGGGGTGCTGATCGGGCTCGCTATCGGGTTCATTGCGGTCACCGTTCTCGCAATCATCGCGGTGCGCAAAGAGGGCGAAGAGGTGGTGGCCGTCGGCGACGTTCAAGCGATCCTCCCGCGCAACCGCCAAGAGCTCGTGCTGGGCGGATTACTCTCGATCAACGCCGGAGTCGTCGAAGAACTACTCTTTCGCCTCGCACTACCCGCGCTGCTGTTCGCTACCACTGGCAACGCCGTCGTCGCGATTATCGCTAGCCTGCTGCTGTTCGGCCTCATGCACTCGTACCAAGGTCTGGCAGGCATCATCGTGACCACGGTGCTCGGTGCCATCTTCATGGCCATCTACGTGCTCACTGGCAGTATTCTCGTGACGATCATCGCCCACGCACTGATCGACCTGCGCTCGCTCGTGCTCATCCCGATGGCCATCGGGGGCGTTCATCGCATTGATGGTCGCCGCAATCCGCTCGCGTTTACGCCGAAGCCAAAGCCTGTGAGTCTCGAAACGGAGGCCGCCGCAGCAGCGCCAGAAACGCCGGCTCCTGAAGCCCCGGCGCCCGTCTCCGTGGAGGCCGCACCGGCGGAGCCTATCTCCGAAGATTCGCGCCCCGGCTGA
- the mfd gene encoding transcription-repair coupling factor, whose translation MTLDGIISALSRAQTVESALRYSERSADFSLVEGLRAPLIGGLLTATDAPRSMLAVTATGRESESLRRSLASYLPDAQIVEFPAWETLPHERLSPSAETVGKRMQALRDLAKWQANPVGQFVLVASVRAALQPIADNLITIEPVILTKGGRNYDLSALSARLVALAYSRVDMVTRRGEFAVRGGILDVFAPNHEHPLRLEFFGDELEQLREFSVADQRSIDGDIEYAELVPSRELLLSDSVRQRAREMQHEFPSLSTMLAKIAEGIPVDGMESLAPALVDKLVPLTHYLPPDAAIAVLSPEKVSSRAVNLAETNQEFLSAAWNAATAGAEAPIDLDAGDFVTLNKLRASAGDRPWWTLSTFDSGEADAANLIDAAEEASEYVRIDATATPSFAGTLDGALDHVGTLLADGWTVAIVAEGTGLVERTADLLGERELSGRAVEAFPETTEPGVAYLLRASVDHGFAMPEAKLAVLSEGEFFGRSVGYASRPARKLATRRKNVVDPLQLKSGDHVVHQTHGIGKFIELVTRQVSTGGRNAVKTQREFLVLEYAPNKRGYPGDKLYVPTDQLDLLSRYVGGEAPSLNKMGGTDWSAAKSKARKAVRDIAVELVKLYSARMASKGHAFGPDTPWQRELEEAFAYAETPDQLTTIDEVKADMQSPVPMDRLLSGDVGYGKTEVAVRAAFKAVQDGKQVAMIVPTTLLVRQHMETFADRFAGFPVHLRALSRFQTEKESRETIAGLADGTVDVVIGTHRLLSKSVAFKDLGLVIIDEEQRFGVEHKDALKKLKTNVDILAMTATPIPRTLEMAVTGIREMSTLATPPEDRHPILSFVGPYSERQVGAAIRRELLREGQVFYVHNRVSSINRVAAKIAELVPDARIAIAHGQMPEAALEQVMVDFWDRKFDVLVSTTIVETGLDIPNANTLIIDRADKYGLSQLHQLRGRVGRGRERAYAYFLYDEEKPLSETAHERLDTIAANNELGAGMQIAMKDLEIRGAGNLLGGEQSGHIAGVGFDLYLRMIGEAVSTFRGDVAEGQTELRLELPVDASIPEDYVESERLRLEAYQKLSTASSPSASADSIDRVLDELTDRYGEPPEEVKHLIAVSRLRRMSQRLKLSEVVVMGDKLRIAPADLLDSKQVRLQRMYPGSKYHSAASTAIIPLPTGADDGALIDWAKDLLVSVFGAQDTVEELKEVALAAEAAEKLAVDKAAAKAKEAKESKDAGSASAPKK comes from the coding sequence GTGACTCTCGACGGAATTATCTCAGCACTTTCGCGCGCCCAAACCGTAGAGAGCGCCCTGCGGTACTCCGAGCGCAGCGCTGACTTCTCTCTCGTCGAAGGGCTACGGGCGCCCCTCATTGGTGGCCTTCTTACCGCGACCGACGCACCGCGCTCGATGCTCGCGGTTACCGCGACCGGCCGCGAGTCTGAGTCACTACGCCGCTCTCTCGCCAGCTATCTTCCCGACGCTCAGATCGTGGAGTTCCCCGCGTGGGAAACTTTGCCGCACGAACGCTTGAGCCCCAGCGCCGAAACCGTGGGTAAGCGGATGCAGGCGCTGCGCGACTTGGCGAAGTGGCAGGCGAACCCGGTGGGCCAGTTTGTGCTGGTGGCATCCGTTCGAGCAGCACTGCAACCTATTGCAGACAACCTCATCACGATCGAACCGGTCATCCTCACCAAGGGCGGTCGCAACTACGACCTCTCCGCTCTGTCAGCGCGACTCGTGGCACTGGCATATTCCCGAGTCGACATGGTTACTCGTCGCGGTGAGTTCGCCGTGCGCGGCGGCATTCTCGACGTGTTTGCTCCCAACCATGAGCATCCGCTTCGTCTTGAATTCTTCGGTGATGAGCTTGAGCAGTTGCGCGAGTTCTCGGTGGCTGACCAGCGTTCAATCGACGGCGACATTGAGTACGCCGAGCTTGTGCCGAGTCGTGAACTGCTCCTCAGTGATTCGGTGCGGCAGCGCGCTCGCGAAATGCAGCACGAGTTTCCAAGCCTTTCGACGATGCTCGCGAAGATTGCCGAGGGCATTCCGGTCGACGGCATGGAGTCGCTCGCGCCCGCGCTCGTCGACAAGCTCGTGCCGCTGACGCACTACCTTCCTCCGGATGCCGCGATTGCGGTTCTTTCGCCCGAGAAAGTTTCTTCGCGTGCAGTGAACCTCGCCGAGACCAACCAAGAATTCTTGAGCGCGGCGTGGAACGCCGCGACCGCTGGGGCCGAAGCGCCCATTGATTTGGACGCCGGTGACTTTGTCACTCTGAACAAGCTGCGCGCCTCCGCCGGGGATCGTCCCTGGTGGACCCTCAGCACATTTGATTCGGGCGAAGCGGATGCCGCGAACCTGATCGATGCGGCCGAAGAAGCATCCGAATACGTGCGTATCGATGCCACCGCCACGCCCTCGTTCGCGGGAACCCTCGATGGTGCTCTCGACCATGTGGGTACGCTGCTCGCTGACGGCTGGACGGTCGCGATCGTTGCCGAAGGTACCGGGCTCGTGGAGCGCACGGCCGACCTGCTGGGGGAGCGCGAGCTCTCGGGCCGCGCGGTTGAGGCATTCCCCGAGACCACGGAACCCGGCGTCGCGTACTTGCTTCGCGCATCCGTCGACCATGGTTTTGCCATGCCCGAAGCCAAGCTGGCGGTGTTGAGCGAAGGTGAGTTCTTCGGCCGCTCGGTCGGCTACGCCTCGCGGCCAGCGCGCAAGCTCGCCACCCGCCGCAAGAATGTCGTCGACCCGCTGCAGCTCAAGAGCGGCGACCACGTCGTGCACCAGACCCACGGCATCGGCAAGTTCATCGAACTCGTCACCCGCCAGGTCAGCACGGGCGGCCGTAATGCGGTCAAGACGCAGCGCGAATTTCTCGTGCTTGAGTACGCGCCCAACAAGCGCGGGTACCCCGGTGACAAGCTCTACGTGCCCACCGATCAGCTCGACCTGCTGTCGCGCTATGTCGGCGGTGAGGCACCCTCGCTCAACAAGATGGGCGGCACCGACTGGTCGGCGGCCAAGAGCAAAGCGCGCAAGGCCGTTCGCGACATCGCAGTTGAGCTCGTTAAGCTCTACAGTGCACGCATGGCCAGCAAGGGCCACGCGTTCGGGCCGGATACCCCGTGGCAGCGCGAGCTTGAAGAAGCCTTCGCGTATGCCGAAACTCCCGACCAGTTGACGACGATCGACGAAGTTAAAGCCGACATGCAAAGCCCGGTTCCGATGGACCGCCTTCTCAGCGGAGACGTCGGATACGGCAAGACCGAGGTCGCCGTTCGTGCCGCCTTCAAGGCTGTTCAAGACGGCAAGCAGGTCGCGATGATCGTGCCGACGACCCTGTTGGTGCGCCAGCACATGGAAACCTTCGCCGATCGCTTCGCCGGCTTCCCCGTGCACTTGCGGGCGCTCAGCCGCTTCCAGACCGAGAAAGAGTCACGCGAAACCATTGCCGGCCTCGCCGACGGCACCGTGGATGTCGTCATCGGCACACACCGCTTGCTCTCCAAGAGCGTCGCGTTCAAAGACCTCGGGCTCGTCATCATCGATGAGGAGCAGCGTTTCGGCGTTGAGCACAAAGATGCGCTCAAGAAGCTCAAGACCAACGTCGACATCCTGGCGATGACCGCGACCCCGATTCCCCGCACGCTCGAGATGGCCGTCACGGGCATCCGCGAAATGTCGACTCTTGCGACGCCGCCCGAAGACCGCCATCCGATTCTTAGCTTCGTTGGCCCGTATTCCGAGCGTCAGGTTGGCGCGGCCATCCGCCGTGAGCTGCTGCGCGAAGGCCAGGTCTTCTACGTGCACAACCGCGTGAGCTCGATCAACCGGGTGGCGGCCAAAATTGCCGAACTGGTGCCGGATGCTCGCATCGCGATCGCCCACGGCCAAATGCCCGAAGCGGCGCTCGAGCAAGTGATGGTCGACTTCTGGGACCGCAAGTTCGACGTGCTCGTCTCGACGACGATTGTGGAAACTGGGCTCGACATCCCGAACGCCAACACGCTCATTATCGACCGTGCCGACAAGTACGGCCTCAGCCAGCTTCACCAGTTGCGCGGGCGAGTGGGTCGTGGCCGCGAACGCGCCTATGCGTATTTCTTGTATGACGAAGAGAAGCCGCTGAGCGAGACCGCGCACGAACGCCTCGACACGATCGCCGCGAATAACGAGCTCGGCGCCGGAATGCAGATCGCCATGAAGGACCTCGAAATTCGTGGTGCCGGAAACCTGCTCGGTGGCGAACAGTCTGGCCACATTGCCGGGGTGGGTTTCGACCTGTACTTGCGGATGATCGGCGAGGCCGTCTCCACTTTCCGTGGCGATGTCGCCGAAGGTCAGACCGAACTGCGCCTCGAACTGCCGGTGGATGCCAGCATTCCCGAAGACTACGTCGAGAGCGAGCGATTGCGACTCGAGGCCTACCAGAAGCTCTCCACGGCCAGCTCGCCCTCGGCATCCGCCGACAGCATCGATCGTGTGCTCGACGAGCTGACCGACCGCTATGGCGAGCCACCCGAGGAAGTGAAGCACCTCATCGCGGTCTCGCGTTTGCGTCGGATGTCGCAACGCTTGAAGCTGAGCGAAGTGGTCGTCATGGGAGACAAGCTGCGCATCGCGCCGGCCGATCTTCTCGACTCCAAGCAAGTGCGATTGCAGCGCATGTACCCGGGCTCGAAGTACCACTCGGCCGCGTCGACGGCGATCATTCCGCTGCCGACCGGTGCCGACGATGGCGCGCTCATCGACTGGGCGAAGGATCTTCTGGTGTCAGTGTTTGGCGCTCAAGACACCGTCGAAGAGCTCAAAGAAGTCGCACTCGCGGCCGAAGCTGCCGAGAAGCTTGCCGTCGACAAGGCGGCAGCGAAAGCGAAAGAGGCAAAGGAAAGCAAGGATGCCGGCTCCGCATCCGCACCGAAGAAGTAG
- a CDS encoding thermonuclease family protein — MSAPQKRTRLVGVIIVLALVGGAAAAAYSGATSPGATSDGASLVGSAESSGSASEAPTTSATDTAASEAEATSGNDIPSGAFAATVNYVHDGDTLYLDDGTEELKVRMIGLDTPELASQQQPDAEECYGIEARDLLRDFLPEGTDVWALEDREPEDRYGRSLLYVYLQDGTLVNLAMVELGAAEALKVGLNDRFWPELRDAEDDAYAAKLGMWGAC; from the coding sequence GTGTCTGCTCCCCAAAAACGTACTCGCCTCGTGGGCGTCATCATCGTTCTCGCCCTCGTGGGCGGCGCCGCCGCTGCCGCCTATTCTGGCGCCACCTCGCCGGGTGCAACGAGCGATGGCGCATCGCTGGTGGGAAGCGCGGAGAGCTCGGGTTCGGCATCCGAAGCACCGACGACATCCGCCACCGATACTGCCGCGAGCGAAGCTGAAGCCACGAGCGGAAACGACATCCCCTCGGGCGCTTTCGCGGCGACCGTCAACTATGTGCACGATGGCGACACCCTCTACCTCGACGACGGCACCGAGGAGCTGAAGGTACGCATGATCGGGCTCGACACCCCCGAACTCGCCAGCCAACAGCAGCCGGATGCCGAAGAATGCTACGGAATCGAAGCCCGGGACCTCCTGCGCGACTTCCTCCCGGAGGGCACGGACGTATGGGCGCTCGAAGACCGTGAGCCCGAGGACCGCTACGGCCGCTCGCTCCTGTACGTCTACCTTCAGGACGGCACGCTCGTGAACCTTGCCATGGTCGAACTCGGCGCTGCCGAAGCCCTCAAGGTCGGGCTCAACGACCGCTTTTGGCCCGAACTGCGCGACGCGGAAGACGACGCCTACGCCGCAAAGCTCGGCATGTGGGGCGCCTGCTGA